One region of Drosophila kikkawai strain 14028-0561.14 chromosome 2R, DkikHiC1v2, whole genome shotgun sequence genomic DNA includes:
- the Arms gene encoding kinase D-interacting substrate of 220 kDa isoform X1, with amino-acid sequence MKRTPKLHLVGRAYSEMSPLNPDSLQESPTTSNAGQDRRIDQGGYGSIFPFGLLRNSFGRGGGNPMQNINRYGDSMGSLGHRALLQYIDNNDISGLRAILDSRHLTIDDRDENSTTVLMVVAGRGLTAFVREFLARGADVQAEDLDNWTALLCASRNGHFDVVQLLLDHGAEIEHRDMGGWTSLMWAAYRGHTELVRLLLDKGADGNAHGNYHLGALLWAAGRGYKDIVELLVQRGAKVNVGDKYGTTALVWACRRGNVEIVDTLVKAGANVDTAGMYSWTPLLVAAAGGHTDCVSSILEKKPNVNALDKDGMTALCIASREGFQDIAASLIAAGAYINIQDRGADTPLIHAVKAGHRTVVEALLKKHADVDIQGKDRKTAIYTAVEKGHTPIVKLLLATNPDLESATKDGDTPLLRAVRNRNLEIVHLLLDRKAKVTASDKRGDTCLHIAMRARSKAIVEALLRNPKHSQLLYRANKAGETPYNLDSLHQKTILGQVFGARRLNTNEDSEGMLGYELYSSALADVLSEPTLTTPITVGLYAKWGSGKSFLLNKLRDEMNNFARQWAEPPVRTSGLLFIVCLHVALLIGTIVGLSTWSAVVGVSAAVGFLLLAYLLLAAVKYCNYQMDMQWAYSVQHGLEKRITRLRVILQVAFCHPPGPQSDSQAKPVRFHFAEANSASPTGDGAVAHMLASLLDAIESHYGWLATRLYRAFRPKCLKVDVGWRWRRMCCIPIVLIFELALVTLVTGISLIVAYFTFASKEEREDILVVLYVIAAVLGTLICTHLHVLAKVCVSLFTSHIRLLKRAVRSSETAPLTMLGAEVAVMTDMVKCLDAFTNQQSRLVGVIDALDSCDTERILTLLNAVQTLLSSPNRPFVLLISVDPHVIAKAAEANSRRLFTEGGIGGHDFLRNLVHLPVYLQNSGLRKVQRAQMTALLFKRSGGGDYQTDDGPTLGHSVSARRLSNASEIISSQEKLRGQGRGGGGKKLRLSESVASSTGSNLHRLGQNPQTVLDLSRIVLTDDYFSDVNPRSMRRLMNVIYITVRLLKAFQIDFSWYRLSSWINLTEQWPLRASMIVLHHDQFMDSNADESVSLQSVYEKLRPKLAYLREAAPLLELDRDERKLDAFLQLHKSDLLVADLRIFLPFTINLDPYLRKVLKEDQQTIEDEGSLVLQTRPSVSNNTRQYPAPTTYVPSPQAYPPYQMFHNEYPSVNNELRSRNLSTSTEPVTPLITSPSDSFGDDILQTKLTDLTTEGVISLLERIEDMKPALAKLAPVLRENAINGRVLKHCDMPDLKSVLGLSFGHWELFRLLITTLRECERLPRKQRQQQPQQQTAALEAPPTSVPMIKDVTDALMQPPRESLSRKNSVSHMEKQVTLEEQMICGTLQTLNEEAYEDVANSSERPSPTGEMLAAAAQLQLAPIRESSEFGSPSDDLKQYGVSSGSTNNNNNNNNKYLHAEYNRSASSHSLQSLSTLVGGSGGGQHLGNELDTPSAMGSAMTTPLLGVSSSGSMQPPPPLGRDSILKQQGSVKADKRVSIQQTASSNNNNNKLTPNVEYVSERQQPEVLQGGVKRLTTKPPPGPRPASLIITRNDSNSQFQLLRSSSVDYDDVEAQEHRTTIRTTLLEQQEEEESAPFVFTVRK; translated from the exons atgaaaCGTACACCCAAATTGCATCTTGTGGGCCGCGCCTACTCGGAGATGTCACCGCTCAATCCGGACAGCTTGCAGGAGTCCCCCACGACCAGCAATGCTGGCCAGGATCGTCGGATCGATCAGGGCGGCTACGGCAGCATCTTTCCCTTTGGCCTTTTGCGCAACTCCTTTGGCCGCGGAGGTGGTAATCCTATGCAG AACATAAATCGCTACGGAGACTCCATGGGTTCACTGGGACATCGTGCCTTGCTGCAGTACATCGATAATAATGACATCTCTGGACTGCGCGCTATATTGGACAGCCGACATCTTACCATCGATGATCGGGATGAG AACTCCACCACAGTCTTAATGGTAGTGGCAGGACGTGGTCTCACAGCCTTTGTTCGTGAATTTCTGGCCCGTGGTGCTGATGTACAGGCCGAGGATTTGGATAACTGGACAGCCCTGCTGTGCGCCTCTCGCAACGGGCACTTTGATGTGGTTCAACTTCTGCTAGATCATGGAGCCGAAATCGAGCATCGTGATATG GGTGGCTGGACTAGCTTGATGTGGGCCGCCTATCGGGGACACACCGAGCTGGTGCGTCTGTTGCTGGACAAGGGAGCGGATGGCAATGCTCATGGCAACTACCATCTGGGAGCTCTGCTGTGGGCGGCGGGCCGTGGTTACAAGGACATTGTGGAATTGCTGGTGCAACGCGGTGCTAAGGTTAATGTTGGTGATAAATATGGAACGACAGCTCTTGTCTGGGCCTGCCGTCGCGGCAATGTGGAGATTGTGGACACGCTGGTAAAGGCAGGTGCCAATGTCGACACTGCTGGCATGTATTCGTGGACACCACTCCTGGTGGCAGCCGCCGGTGGTCACACCGATTGCGTTAGTTCCATCCTCGAGAAGAAACCGAATGTGAATGCTTTGGACAAGGATGGAATGACGGCCCTGTGCATAGCTAGTCGTGAGGGGTTCCAGGATATTGCAGCCTCTCTTATAGCAGCCGGTGCTTACATTAATATCCAAGATCGTGGTGCGGATACGCCCCTCATCCATGCCGTGAAAGCAGGCCACCGTACAGTGGTGGAGGCTTTGCTCAAGAAACATGCCGATGTCGATATTCAGGGCAAGGATCGCAAAACAGCTATTTATACGGCGGTGGAGAAGGGACACACGCCGATTGTGAAGCTACTGCTGGCCACCAATCCTGACCTAGAATCGGCCACCAAGGACGGGGATACACCGCTGCTGAGGGCTGTGAGGAATCGAAATCTGGAGATCGTACACTTACTCCTTGACAGAAAGGCCAAGGTGACGGCCAGCGACAAGAGGGGCGACACCTGCCTGCACATAGCCATGAGGGCTCGAAGCAAGGCCATTGTGGAGGCTCTCCTGCGCAACCCCAAGCACAGCCAGCTCTTGTACCGAGCCAATAAGGCAGGTGAAACGCCCTACAACCTGGACTCGCTGCATCAGAAAACCATATTGGGTCAGGTATTCGGAGCCCGGCGACTCAATACCAACGAGGATTCCGAGGGCATGCTGGGCTACGAGCTGTACTCCTCGGCTCTGGCGGATGTGCTCAGCGAACCCACCTTGACCACGCCCATTACCGTGGGTCTCTACGCCAAGTGGGGCAGCGGAAAGAGCTTCCTGCTAAACAAACTGCGCGACGAGATGAACAACTTTGCCCGCCAGTGGGCAGAGCCACCCGTTCGGACCAGCGGCCTGCTCTTCATTGTCTGCCTGCATGTGGCCCTGCTCATTGGCACAATTGTGGGTCTAAGCACCTGGTCGGCCGTGGTGGGTGTCTCCGCTGCCGTTGGCTTCCTGCTGCTCGCTTACCTGCTCCTAGCTGCCGTCAAGTACTGCAACTACCAAATGGACATGCAGTGGGCCTACTCGGTGCAGCATGGCCTGGAGAAGAGGATCACCCGGCTGCGTGTGATATTACAGGTGGCATTTTGCCATCCGCCGGGTCCGCAATCGGATTCGCAGGCCAAGCCGGTAAGGTTTCACTTTGCGGAGGCCAACAGTGCCTCACCCACGGGCGATGGAGCAGTGGCTCATATGCTGGCGTCTCTCCTGGATGCCATCGAGTCCCATTATGGCTGGCTGGCCACGCGTCTGTACAGGGCCTTTCGTCCCAAGTGCCTGAAGGTGGATGTGGGCTGGCGCTGGCGTCGCATGTGCTGTATTCCAATTGTGTTGATCTTTGAACTGGCTTTGGTTACCCTGGTCACTGGCATCTCCTTGATCGTGGCATATTTCACGTTTGCCAGCAAGGAGGAGAGGGAGGACATCCTGGTGGTGCTCTATGTGATAGCCGCCGTGCTGGGCACGCTCATCTGCACGCATCTCCATGTCCTGGCCAAGGTCTGCGTCTCCCTGTTCACCTCGCACATCCGCCTGCTAAAGCGAGCGGTTCGCTCGAGTGAGACTGCTCCCCTGACCATGCTGGGCGCCGAGGTGGCCGTGATGACGGACATGGTCAAGTGTCTGGATGCCTTTACCAATCAGCAGAGTCGTCTGGTGGGCGTGATTGATGCCTTGGACTCGTGTGACACCGAGAGGATCCTCACCCTGCTCAATGCTGTCCAGACTTTGCTCTCCTCGCCAAATCGTCCTTTTGTGCTGCTCATCTCGGTGGATCCCCATGTCATTGCCAAGGCAGCCGAGGCCAATAGTCGGCGGCTGTTTACGGAGGGTGGAATTGGAGGCCACGACTTCCTAAGGAATTTGGTACATCTGCCGGTTTACCTGCAGAACTCTGGACTCAGGAAAGTGCAACGTGCTCAAATGACCGCCTTGCTGTTCAAGCGAAGTGGCGGCGGCGACTACCAGACGGACGATGGACCCACTCTGGGTCACTCAGTATCTGCCCGACGGCTGTCCAACGCCTCGGAGATCATCTCCAGTCAGGAGAAGCTGCGTGGTCAGGGTCGTGGAGGTGGTGGCAAGAAACTGCGTCTCTCCGAGTCGGTGGCCAGCTCCACGGGCTCGAATCTGCATCGCCTGGGCCAGAATCCCCAGACTGTGCTGGATCTCTCGAGGATTGTTTTAACGGATGACTACTTCAGCGATGTGAATCCGAGGAGCATGCGCCGGCTGATGAATGTGATTTACATCACTGTGCGCCTGCTCAAGGCTTTCCAGATAGACTTTAGTTGGTATCGCCTTAGTTCCTGGATCAATTTGACGGAACAGTGGCCTCTGAGGGCCAGTATGATAGTCCTGCATCATGATCAGTTTATGGACAGCAATGCGGATGAGAGTGTCTCTTTGCAGAGTGTTTATGAGAA ACTGCGTCCCAAACTCGCCTATTTGAGGGAAGCTGCTCCGCTCTTGGAGCTGGATCGTGATGAGCGTAAGCTGGATGCCTTCCTGCAGCTGCACAAATCAGATCTTCTGGTGGCGGATCTACGCATCTTTCTGCCCTTTACCATCAACTTGGATCCTTATTTGAGAAAGGTCTTGAAGG AGGACCAGCAAACCATCGAGGATGAGGGTTCTCTGGTGCTGCAAACCAGACCCAGTGTGTCCAACAATACGCGTCAATATCCAGCGCCCACCACCTATGTGCCTTCGCCGCAGGCTTATCCGCCTTACCAGATGTTCCACAACGAGTATCCTTCGGTCAACAACGAGCTGCGCTCCAGGAATCTCAGCACAAGCACTGAACCAGTCACGCCTTTGATTACCTCGCCCAGTGATTCGTTTGGT gACGACATTCTGCAGACCAAGCTTACTGACCTCACCACCGAGGGTGTCATCAGTCTGCTGGAGCGTATAGAGGACATGAAGCCCGCCTTGGCCAAGTTGGCGCCCGTGCTGCGCGAGAATGCGATCAATGGACGTGTCCTCAAGCACTGTGATATGCCGGATCTCAAATCG GTTCTCGGCCTAAGCTTTGGCCACTGGGAGCTGTTCCGTCTACTGATCACCACTTTGCGTGAATGCGAGCGCCTGCCTAGgaagcagcgccagcagcagccacagcagcagacTGCCGCCTTGGAGGCGCCGCCAACGAGTGTGCCAATGATCAAGGATGTGACAGATGCCCTGATGCAGCCACCGCGGGAGTCGCTGTCGCGAAAGAACTCTGTTAGTCATATGGAGAAGCAG GTAACCCTGGAGGAGCAAATGATCTGTGGCACTTTGCAGACCCTGAACGAGGAGGCATACGAGGATGTGGCCAATAGCAGTGAACGACCAAGTCCCACAGGTGAGATGTTGGCGGCAGCCGCACAACTGCAATTAGCACCCATACGCGAGTCATCCGAGTTCGGATCACCCTCCGATGACCTCAAGCAGTATGGGgtcagcagcggcagcaccaacaacaacaacaacaataacaacaagtaCTTGCATGCGGAATACAATCGAAGTGCCAGCTCGCATTCCCTGCAGAGTCTGAGCACTCTGGTGGGGGGCAGTGGTGGCGGTCAGCACCTGGGCAATG AACTCGACACGCCTAGTGCCATGGGGTCTGCAATGACAACACCATTGCTGGGCGTCAGCTCCTCAGGTTCCatgcagccgccgccgcccttgGGTCGCGATTCCATATTGAAGCAGCAGGGCAGCGTCAAGGCCGACAAGCGGGTATCGATCCAACAAACGGCGAgcagtaataataataataacaagctGACACCAAATGTGGAATATGTATCCGAGCGCCAGCAGCCGGAGGTACTCCAGGGTGGAGTCAAGCGCTTGACAACTAAGCCGCCACCAG GACCTCGACCCGCTTCGCTGATCATCACCCGAAACGATTCCAACTCACAGTTCCAGCTGCTGCGCTCCTCCTCGGTGGACTACGACGATGTCGAGGCTCAGGAGCACAGGACCACGATAAGAACCACATTgctggagcagcaggaggaggaggagtcggCCCCGTTCGTGTTTACAGTGCGCAAATGA
- the Arms gene encoding kinase D-interacting substrate of 220 kDa isoform X3 — MFKARLKTSPGGSENINRYGDSMGSLGHRALLQYIDNNDISGLRAILDSRHLTIDDRDENSTTVLMVVAGRGLTAFVREFLARGADVQAEDLDNWTALLCASRNGHFDVVQLLLDHGAEIEHRDMGGWTSLMWAAYRGHTELVRLLLDKGADGNAHGNYHLGALLWAAGRGYKDIVELLVQRGAKVNVGDKYGTTALVWACRRGNVEIVDTLVKAGANVDTAGMYSWTPLLVAAAGGHTDCVSSILEKKPNVNALDKDGMTALCIASREGFQDIAASLIAAGAYINIQDRGADTPLIHAVKAGHRTVVEALLKKHADVDIQGKDRKTAIYTAVEKGHTPIVKLLLATNPDLESATKDGDTPLLRAVRNRNLEIVHLLLDRKAKVTASDKRGDTCLHIAMRARSKAIVEALLRNPKHSQLLYRANKAGETPYNLDSLHQKTILGQVFGARRLNTNEDSEGMLGYELYSSALADVLSEPTLTTPITVGLYAKWGSGKSFLLNKLRDEMNNFARQWAEPPVRTSGLLFIVCLHVALLIGTIVGLSTWSAVVGVSAAVGFLLLAYLLLAAVKYCNYQMDMQWAYSVQHGLEKRITRLRVILQVAFCHPPGPQSDSQAKPVRFHFAEANSASPTGDGAVAHMLASLLDAIESHYGWLATRLYRAFRPKCLKVDVGWRWRRMCCIPIVLIFELALVTLVTGISLIVAYFTFASKEEREDILVVLYVIAAVLGTLICTHLHVLAKVCVSLFTSHIRLLKRAVRSSETAPLTMLGAEVAVMTDMVKCLDAFTNQQSRLVGVIDALDSCDTERILTLLNAVQTLLSSPNRPFVLLISVDPHVIAKAAEANSRRLFTEGGIGGHDFLRNLVHLPVYLQNSGLRKVQRAQMTALLFKRSGGGDYQTDDGPTLGHSVSARRLSNASEIISSQEKLRGQGRGGGGKKLRLSESVASSTGSNLHRLGQNPQTVLDLSRIVLTDDYFSDVNPRSMRRLMNVIYITVRLLKAFQIDFSWYRLSSWINLTEQWPLRASMIVLHHDQFMDSNADESVSLQSVYEKLRPKLAYLREAAPLLELDRDERKLDAFLQLHKSDLLVADLRIFLPFTINLDPYLRKVLKEDQQTIEDEGSLVLQTRPSVSNNTRQYPAPTTYVPSPQAYPPYQMFHNEYPSVNNELRSRNLSTSTEPVTPLITSPSDSFGDDILQTKLTDLTTEGVISLLERIEDMKPALAKLAPVLRENAINGRVLKHCDMPDLKSVLGLSFGHWELFRLLITTLRECERLPRKQRQQQPQQQTAALEAPPTSVPMIKDVTDALMQPPRESLSRKNSVSHMEKQVTLEEQMICGTLQTLNEEAYEDVANSSERPSPTGEMLAAAAQLQLAPIRESSEFGSPSDDLKQYGVSSGSTNNNNNNNNKYLHAEYNRSASSHSLQSLSTLVGGSGGGQHLGNELDTPSAMGSAMTTPLLGVSSSGSMQPPPPLGRDSILKQQGSVKADKRVSIQQTASSNNNNNKLTPNVEYVSERQQPEVLQGGVKRLTTKPPPGPRPASLIITRNDSNSQFQLLRSSSVDYDDVEAQEHRTTIRTTLLEQQEEEESAPFVFTVRK, encoded by the exons ATGTTCAAGGCCCGCCTAAAGACGAGTCCGGGTGGGAGTGAG AACATAAATCGCTACGGAGACTCCATGGGTTCACTGGGACATCGTGCCTTGCTGCAGTACATCGATAATAATGACATCTCTGGACTGCGCGCTATATTGGACAGCCGACATCTTACCATCGATGATCGGGATGAG AACTCCACCACAGTCTTAATGGTAGTGGCAGGACGTGGTCTCACAGCCTTTGTTCGTGAATTTCTGGCCCGTGGTGCTGATGTACAGGCCGAGGATTTGGATAACTGGACAGCCCTGCTGTGCGCCTCTCGCAACGGGCACTTTGATGTGGTTCAACTTCTGCTAGATCATGGAGCCGAAATCGAGCATCGTGATATG GGTGGCTGGACTAGCTTGATGTGGGCCGCCTATCGGGGACACACCGAGCTGGTGCGTCTGTTGCTGGACAAGGGAGCGGATGGCAATGCTCATGGCAACTACCATCTGGGAGCTCTGCTGTGGGCGGCGGGCCGTGGTTACAAGGACATTGTGGAATTGCTGGTGCAACGCGGTGCTAAGGTTAATGTTGGTGATAAATATGGAACGACAGCTCTTGTCTGGGCCTGCCGTCGCGGCAATGTGGAGATTGTGGACACGCTGGTAAAGGCAGGTGCCAATGTCGACACTGCTGGCATGTATTCGTGGACACCACTCCTGGTGGCAGCCGCCGGTGGTCACACCGATTGCGTTAGTTCCATCCTCGAGAAGAAACCGAATGTGAATGCTTTGGACAAGGATGGAATGACGGCCCTGTGCATAGCTAGTCGTGAGGGGTTCCAGGATATTGCAGCCTCTCTTATAGCAGCCGGTGCTTACATTAATATCCAAGATCGTGGTGCGGATACGCCCCTCATCCATGCCGTGAAAGCAGGCCACCGTACAGTGGTGGAGGCTTTGCTCAAGAAACATGCCGATGTCGATATTCAGGGCAAGGATCGCAAAACAGCTATTTATACGGCGGTGGAGAAGGGACACACGCCGATTGTGAAGCTACTGCTGGCCACCAATCCTGACCTAGAATCGGCCACCAAGGACGGGGATACACCGCTGCTGAGGGCTGTGAGGAATCGAAATCTGGAGATCGTACACTTACTCCTTGACAGAAAGGCCAAGGTGACGGCCAGCGACAAGAGGGGCGACACCTGCCTGCACATAGCCATGAGGGCTCGAAGCAAGGCCATTGTGGAGGCTCTCCTGCGCAACCCCAAGCACAGCCAGCTCTTGTACCGAGCCAATAAGGCAGGTGAAACGCCCTACAACCTGGACTCGCTGCATCAGAAAACCATATTGGGTCAGGTATTCGGAGCCCGGCGACTCAATACCAACGAGGATTCCGAGGGCATGCTGGGCTACGAGCTGTACTCCTCGGCTCTGGCGGATGTGCTCAGCGAACCCACCTTGACCACGCCCATTACCGTGGGTCTCTACGCCAAGTGGGGCAGCGGAAAGAGCTTCCTGCTAAACAAACTGCGCGACGAGATGAACAACTTTGCCCGCCAGTGGGCAGAGCCACCCGTTCGGACCAGCGGCCTGCTCTTCATTGTCTGCCTGCATGTGGCCCTGCTCATTGGCACAATTGTGGGTCTAAGCACCTGGTCGGCCGTGGTGGGTGTCTCCGCTGCCGTTGGCTTCCTGCTGCTCGCTTACCTGCTCCTAGCTGCCGTCAAGTACTGCAACTACCAAATGGACATGCAGTGGGCCTACTCGGTGCAGCATGGCCTGGAGAAGAGGATCACCCGGCTGCGTGTGATATTACAGGTGGCATTTTGCCATCCGCCGGGTCCGCAATCGGATTCGCAGGCCAAGCCGGTAAGGTTTCACTTTGCGGAGGCCAACAGTGCCTCACCCACGGGCGATGGAGCAGTGGCTCATATGCTGGCGTCTCTCCTGGATGCCATCGAGTCCCATTATGGCTGGCTGGCCACGCGTCTGTACAGGGCCTTTCGTCCCAAGTGCCTGAAGGTGGATGTGGGCTGGCGCTGGCGTCGCATGTGCTGTATTCCAATTGTGTTGATCTTTGAACTGGCTTTGGTTACCCTGGTCACTGGCATCTCCTTGATCGTGGCATATTTCACGTTTGCCAGCAAGGAGGAGAGGGAGGACATCCTGGTGGTGCTCTATGTGATAGCCGCCGTGCTGGGCACGCTCATCTGCACGCATCTCCATGTCCTGGCCAAGGTCTGCGTCTCCCTGTTCACCTCGCACATCCGCCTGCTAAAGCGAGCGGTTCGCTCGAGTGAGACTGCTCCCCTGACCATGCTGGGCGCCGAGGTGGCCGTGATGACGGACATGGTCAAGTGTCTGGATGCCTTTACCAATCAGCAGAGTCGTCTGGTGGGCGTGATTGATGCCTTGGACTCGTGTGACACCGAGAGGATCCTCACCCTGCTCAATGCTGTCCAGACTTTGCTCTCCTCGCCAAATCGTCCTTTTGTGCTGCTCATCTCGGTGGATCCCCATGTCATTGCCAAGGCAGCCGAGGCCAATAGTCGGCGGCTGTTTACGGAGGGTGGAATTGGAGGCCACGACTTCCTAAGGAATTTGGTACATCTGCCGGTTTACCTGCAGAACTCTGGACTCAGGAAAGTGCAACGTGCTCAAATGACCGCCTTGCTGTTCAAGCGAAGTGGCGGCGGCGACTACCAGACGGACGATGGACCCACTCTGGGTCACTCAGTATCTGCCCGACGGCTGTCCAACGCCTCGGAGATCATCTCCAGTCAGGAGAAGCTGCGTGGTCAGGGTCGTGGAGGTGGTGGCAAGAAACTGCGTCTCTCCGAGTCGGTGGCCAGCTCCACGGGCTCGAATCTGCATCGCCTGGGCCAGAATCCCCAGACTGTGCTGGATCTCTCGAGGATTGTTTTAACGGATGACTACTTCAGCGATGTGAATCCGAGGAGCATGCGCCGGCTGATGAATGTGATTTACATCACTGTGCGCCTGCTCAAGGCTTTCCAGATAGACTTTAGTTGGTATCGCCTTAGTTCCTGGATCAATTTGACGGAACAGTGGCCTCTGAGGGCCAGTATGATAGTCCTGCATCATGATCAGTTTATGGACAGCAATGCGGATGAGAGTGTCTCTTTGCAGAGTGTTTATGAGAA ACTGCGTCCCAAACTCGCCTATTTGAGGGAAGCTGCTCCGCTCTTGGAGCTGGATCGTGATGAGCGTAAGCTGGATGCCTTCCTGCAGCTGCACAAATCAGATCTTCTGGTGGCGGATCTACGCATCTTTCTGCCCTTTACCATCAACTTGGATCCTTATTTGAGAAAGGTCTTGAAGG AGGACCAGCAAACCATCGAGGATGAGGGTTCTCTGGTGCTGCAAACCAGACCCAGTGTGTCCAACAATACGCGTCAATATCCAGCGCCCACCACCTATGTGCCTTCGCCGCAGGCTTATCCGCCTTACCAGATGTTCCACAACGAGTATCCTTCGGTCAACAACGAGCTGCGCTCCAGGAATCTCAGCACAAGCACTGAACCAGTCACGCCTTTGATTACCTCGCCCAGTGATTCGTTTGGT gACGACATTCTGCAGACCAAGCTTACTGACCTCACCACCGAGGGTGTCATCAGTCTGCTGGAGCGTATAGAGGACATGAAGCCCGCCTTGGCCAAGTTGGCGCCCGTGCTGCGCGAGAATGCGATCAATGGACGTGTCCTCAAGCACTGTGATATGCCGGATCTCAAATCG GTTCTCGGCCTAAGCTTTGGCCACTGGGAGCTGTTCCGTCTACTGATCACCACTTTGCGTGAATGCGAGCGCCTGCCTAGgaagcagcgccagcagcagccacagcagcagacTGCCGCCTTGGAGGCGCCGCCAACGAGTGTGCCAATGATCAAGGATGTGACAGATGCCCTGATGCAGCCACCGCGGGAGTCGCTGTCGCGAAAGAACTCTGTTAGTCATATGGAGAAGCAG GTAACCCTGGAGGAGCAAATGATCTGTGGCACTTTGCAGACCCTGAACGAGGAGGCATACGAGGATGTGGCCAATAGCAGTGAACGACCAAGTCCCACAGGTGAGATGTTGGCGGCAGCCGCACAACTGCAATTAGCACCCATACGCGAGTCATCCGAGTTCGGATCACCCTCCGATGACCTCAAGCAGTATGGGgtcagcagcggcagcaccaacaacaacaacaacaataacaacaagtaCTTGCATGCGGAATACAATCGAAGTGCCAGCTCGCATTCCCTGCAGAGTCTGAGCACTCTGGTGGGGGGCAGTGGTGGCGGTCAGCACCTGGGCAATG AACTCGACACGCCTAGTGCCATGGGGTCTGCAATGACAACACCATTGCTGGGCGTCAGCTCCTCAGGTTCCatgcagccgccgccgcccttgGGTCGCGATTCCATATTGAAGCAGCAGGGCAGCGTCAAGGCCGACAAGCGGGTATCGATCCAACAAACGGCGAgcagtaataataataataacaagctGACACCAAATGTGGAATATGTATCCGAGCGCCAGCAGCCGGAGGTACTCCAGGGTGGAGTCAAGCGCTTGACAACTAAGCCGCCACCAG GACCTCGACCCGCTTCGCTGATCATCACCCGAAACGATTCCAACTCACAGTTCCAGCTGCTGCGCTCCTCCTCGGTGGACTACGACGATGTCGAGGCTCAGGAGCACAGGACCACGATAAGAACCACATTgctggagcagcaggaggaggaggagtcggCCCCGTTCGTGTTTACAGTGCGCAAATGA